TAACAGTTCGTCCCCCAGGCCCCGGCGGGGAACCCGGCAATGAGCACGATCGTCCTTCGTTGTGTCGATACGGGTGGGGATAAGGATCCCTGCGTCAGTGGTCAGAGCCTACCGGCGCTGCCGAATCCTCAGCGAACCCATATACGGTACGGGGCACACGCAGGCGGTCGGCTCACAAGACGCACGCGTCCCAGTCGACGTACGAGACGCATGAGGAGAGAATCCGGTGGTCACCCAGGAACAGCGGAAGCGGCAGCTCGCGCGGGAGAAGTTCTTGCGGCAGCAGCAGCGGCGTACGTCCGCTCGACGCAAGGCGCGCATGCGCAACTCGGTGATCGCGTCGGTGCTCGGCGTGATCGTGATCGGCAGTGTGGCGCTGTACACGACCGGCGTCCTGAAGAACGACGACGACAAGACCAACGCGAGCGCGGACGTGACGCCCACGCCCAGCGCCTCGGCGACGAAGAAGGCGCCGGACCCGTGCGCCAAGCCGGCGGCCGGCAAGATCAAGACGGAGACGTGGAAGAAGGAGCCGGCGGTCACGATCGACAAGTCGGCCAAGTACACGATGAAGCTCGCGACGACCTGCGGTGACATCGACATCGCGCTGAAGACGTCGGCCGCGCCGCACACCGTGAACTCGTTCAACTTCCTTGCCGCCAAGGGCTTCTTCGACCACACGAAGTGCCACCGGCTCACCACCAGCGGCATCTACGTGCTGCAGTGCGGCGACCCGACGGGCGCGGGCAGCGGCGGCCCCGGGTACACGATCCCGGACGAGAACCTGAAGGACGCCAGCCTCAAGGGCGGGACGTACCCGGCGGGCACGGTGGCGATGGCGAACACCGGTCAGAAGCACACCGGCGGCAGCCAGTTCTTCCTCGTGTACAAGGCCAGCACGCTGCCGGCGAGCTACACCCCGTTCGGTACCATCTCGGCCTCCGGGATGAAGGTCCTGAACAAGATCGCGGCCGCTGGTGAGAGCACGGGCGCGGGCGACGGAGCACCGAACGCGACGGTCGTGATCAACAAGGCGACCGTCACGAAATCCTGACCGTCAACAGCGAAATTTCGGTCGCGCGGGATGCGGACAGGCAACCCGCCGGTCGCCTATGTTGGCCGTGACGAAACTGTGGACGATGCCCGGGGGCACAGAGGCCCTGTGCAGGCATCATGTGGAGGAGGCGCTGTGAGCAGCGACCCGTGGGGCCGCGTCGACGAGACGGGGACCGTGTACGTGCGTACGGCCGACGGCGAGCAGGTCGTCGGTTCCTGGCAGGCCGGCTCCCCCGAGGAGGCGCTGGCCTACTTCGAGCGCAAGTACGAAGGCCTGGTTGTCGAGATCGGCCTCCTCGAGAAGCGCGTGAAGACCACCGACCTGTCGGCGAAGGACGCGCAGGCCGCCGTCGACCATCTCCGTGAGCAGGTCGACGCCCACCACGCGGTGGGCGACCTGGCCTCGCTCGGGGTCCGGCTGGACAAGCTGGTGGAGACCGTCGAGGCGCGCCGCGAGGAGCGCAAGCAGCAGCGCGCCAAGCAGTCCGACGAGGCCCGGCACTCCAAGGAGGCGCTGGTCGTCGAGGCGGAGGAGCTGGCGCAGTCCGACCAGTGGCGGGCGGCCGGTGAGCGGCTGCGCGCGCTGGTGGACACCTGGAAGGGTCTGCCGCGCCTGGACCGCAAGTCGGACGACGAGCTGTGGCACCGCTTCTCGCACGCCCGGTCGGCCTTCTCCAAGCGCCGCAAGGCGCACTTCGCGTCGCTGGACGCGCAGCGCGAGGACGCCCGCAAGACCAAGGAGAAGCTGGTCGCCGAGGCCGAGGGTCTGTCGGCCTCGACGGACTGGGGTCCCACAGCCGCGCGCTACCGCGAGCTGATGGCCGACTGGAAGGCGGCGGGCCGCGCCCAGCGCGAGCACGAGGACGATCTGTGGAACCGCTTCCGCGGCGCCCAGGACGTCTTCTTCGCCGCCCGCAGCTCGGTCTTCGCCGAGCGGGACGCCGAGCAGACGGAGAACCTGAAGCTCAAGGAGGAGCTGGCCGAGGAGGCCGAGAAGCTCCTGCCGGTGACCGATCTGAAGGCGGCCCGCGCGGCCTTCCGCTCGATCAACGAGCGCTGGGAGGCCATCGGCCATGTGCCGCGTGACTCCCGCCCGAAGGTCGAGGGCCGGATGCACACGATCGAGCGGGCCCTCCAGGAGTCCGAGGAGGTCGAGTGGCGCCGGACGAACCCGGAGGCACGCGCGCGTGCCGAGGGTCTCACCGGTCAGCTCCAGGCCGCGGTGGACAAGCTCACGGGCCAGATCGAGCAGGCGCGCGCCCAGGGCAACACCTCCCGCGCCGACAAGCTCCAGCGCGAGCTGGAGGGCCGCCAGGCCCTGCTGGAGCAGGCGCTGAAGGGCCTCCAGGAGTTC
The nucleotide sequence above comes from Streptomyces sp. N50. Encoded proteins:
- a CDS encoding peptidylprolyl isomerase, which codes for MVTQEQRKRQLAREKFLRQQQRRTSARRKARMRNSVIASVLGVIVIGSVALYTTGVLKNDDDKTNASADVTPTPSASATKKAPDPCAKPAAGKIKTETWKKEPAVTIDKSAKYTMKLATTCGDIDIALKTSAAPHTVNSFNFLAAKGFFDHTKCHRLTTSGIYVLQCGDPTGAGSGGPGYTIPDENLKDASLKGGTYPAGTVAMANTGQKHTGGSQFFLVYKASTLPASYTPFGTISASGMKVLNKIAAAGESTGAGDGAPNATVVINKATVTKS
- a CDS encoding DUF349 domain-containing protein, coding for MSSDPWGRVDETGTVYVRTADGEQVVGSWQAGSPEEALAYFERKYEGLVVEIGLLEKRVKTTDLSAKDAQAAVDHLREQVDAHHAVGDLASLGVRLDKLVETVEARREERKQQRAKQSDEARHSKEALVVEAEELAQSDQWRAAGERLRALVDTWKGLPRLDRKSDDELWHRFSHARSAFSKRRKAHFASLDAQREDARKTKEKLVAEAEGLSASTDWGPTAARYRELMADWKAAGRAQREHEDDLWNRFRGAQDVFFAARSSVFAERDAEQTENLKLKEELAEEAEKLLPVTDLKAARAAFRSINERWEAIGHVPRDSRPKVEGRMHTIERALQESEEVEWRRTNPEARARAEGLTGQLQAAVDKLTGQIEQARAQGNTSRADKLQRELEGRQALLEQALKGLQEFGG